CTTTACTCTCCACCTTTCTCAATTACCTCTAGATTACACAACTGttctacaaaaaaataaataaatcattcatacgaagaacaaataaacataacatgacacaaaaaattgcaaatttttttcttttattgcaaATTTGAGATTACAATGAAGGATAAAATAAACAGTATGGTAAAATACATGTAATTTTGATGATAAGAGCCATGCATATTATTCTACGATTAACAATTTATGTGACTGCAATGTGAAAAATAACAGTGGATATGTTGGCATTTTACAGTACAAGCCATTACAGTACAATTCTGTATATATTACAGCGTTATATAAAAATAGTAAATCAGAGTAGAACAATTTGTGGTAATTCTACCACATATTCCCATATTGATAGAAAAGGTCAGCTTAGAAAGTATAGCCGGGTCCTACTacctaaatacacacacacacaagccatgGGTTATAAAAAGTAAGAAAGATTATGAATTCTCTCCCAAAAACATCATTCTCTCATACTCACTGCACTGGGCACTTTCAGACTTTTCCTGAGCTCCTAAACTATCCACAAATTGGGGCAAATAATCTCTGCTAGCCAAATTGCAGCCCTTAAAAGTAGGAGTTACAATTATTGCAAAACGGTGGGAATGGATGACAATGAAATGCGCACTCTGAACTAAGTTCCTTTCTGTCCAACATACAAATCATTAACTGGTATTTCTGCCATCCAATTTGATGCAACctctttaaaatgacaaacattcatCAAAACCACGGTATCATTTGCACTCAGAGCGGTCTgttcttccttttcctttatACATGCTGGGTCTTTTTATTTGCCGCATTGCTGTTGCAGCCCCTTCTCTCTGTTCCTTTTCTTGTCTTGACTTTCATCACTTTCCTATCTCTTGCCATTTTAAGCTCTGTGTTTTCCCCGAAAATCCTCTCGCTTATAAAATATATCTTTGGTTTCCATCCTTTCCGGTCTAAGAGGCATTTCATGACCACCGTATTACACCTTTTCCTCACCACTGCTTATTCCAATTCTGTATGACCTGTCATCTTTTATTCTTGTCTTTCATTTCTTTCCCCTCATTTCCTGGTGTTGACTAGTCTCTCTATCAGGGCTCTACGTGTCCTCTGTACCTCCTCTCCCAACCTTTCAATCTCCGATTTCAAGCGCTCGTTCTGCTCCGTCAGCTCATGCACCTTCCTCTCGTTCTcctgctctctttctctgcgaCTCTTTTTGGCAGATGAGAAGGATGAGGATGTGTGCTGCGTGGAGGAGGCGAAAGAGGACAAGGCACTGGTGGACCTCTCGCTGGTGGACCTCTTGCGTTTTCCCAGGCGGGAGGACGGGTAGGCGGAGGGAGAAGAGACGGGCGAGGAGGGAGAAGAACAATTTTGAGATGGCGACTCGGAGGCGGAAGAGGAGCAGGATGGAGAATCGGGGACGCAGGGCAGTTCCTCCTCGCTGGCTGAGGGAGAAGCAGGGTGGACGATATTAGCTTGGTGGtgttgatggtggtggtggtaataATAGCCGCCGCTGATCACCGCTCCGCTTGGATCCACCGTTCCCACTCCTCCTTCACTCAGCAACTCGAAAAACTCTGGAGGCAGCAGATCGCTGCCGCCTCCTGTCGAGCTATCTCCACCTCTCCCACTCTCAGCCTCCGTCCGTCGCTCTTCTGTAACAGCTGGACTCatgcaggaggatgaggaagaggaagatgatgatgaggtgTGATGCAGAGGCTGGGTGTTGTGGATCTCCTCTTTTGTCCGATGGACACCCTCGCCCCACGTCTGGCCTCCGTCCGTCAGCCACGTCAGAGAACAACTCTCCAGAACATCCAGAAACTCCGGCTCTttctgcaaaaacacaaaaacagaaatgtcaacGCCTGccaaaacatgtcaaatatCAGAGTATAAATTCATTTCAAATCGCTTAGTGCGTGAACACAAAACGCTAAAACAAACCTAAAAAAGTGAGAAATTAACGAAAATACAATGGACGACAGTCACTCACACTCATGTGAGGTGTGATGGCCATTTCATTCATCAAGCTACTGACCTCGGTGCATGTGGGGGCACGTGCCAGTTTTGCCCCTCCCGTGTCGGAGCCCAGAATATCCTGCAGGTCCTCATACCACGCCTCCAACTCTGCACCACACAACGGCCCCACGCCAGGGGGGTACGGCGGGGGCAGGTGTAGCCACTCGGCAGTCATCTCGCCAGTCAGTCGCAACACACAGGTACTCGGCCACACGGTTCACACTGGACCTGTGAGGGGAGGGGTGGCCAGACACGGGAGGGATGGGAAAACGAGAAGAGCGCAGCACGTTAGACGACTCACACGTCACAGAAACTCCGCCTTGTTGGTTTTTTACTGTTCTGCAACTGGTTGAGTTTAGTAGGTATGCAGTGATAAAGGATTGGCGTGTATCATTACTGAGAATACTGCAAGAAGACATTATCTATATAATTATTCACACTGTAATAAAGAAAACTAGTACATTATATTGCGTAAACCACCTAATTGTAAAATGAAATAACATTGATACTAGATGAGGACTGCACTGAAATTGCTGATAGAGAAATTTGAAGATTTTAATTATGTATAAAATATTGGATAACCTAaacaaagttattaaaatgaacaaattGATCAAATCACAATCTTaacttcacaaacacacagcatgcAGAATGTCAAATATGAGAATTTACCTTTAGGAAGACTGTTAATCAAGTCTGCCAATTTGTTGGAGATAGCTTGTCCCAACAATTCTGAAAGACAAAAAGCATTTGACCGGTTAGTCTTCAAAAAATACGAAAAATGTTTCTTCTGACGGCTGAAATTTGCTGAGATTTCAGAATCATAGTGATGATTTGCACAAATACAGAGCCAGCTTAGTAAGGGGAATAAAATGTGCCTTAAACTAAACATTAATGGCTGCTTTggaaaatgtcgaaaaatttaaaataatggcaaaacaaataaataaatcaataattgtTAAAATGATCAACAAGTAGGTGGAAAATAAAATTCCTGTCACTTATAATTCTTGTAAACAAAGACCAAAATGATCTCTATTGCGCCCCCTGCTTTCTACGGTCCTCAAAACACGTTGGGATCGATAAACAAGTGGTTAAAAGGGAGAAGTAGATCCTTATATTGATCCCTCCTGGCCTGACAGTCAGCTCTACTGCTATTATTAATCACTTAAAGctgtccaaaacaaaaactaaataataataataaaaaataaaaaatctatcATCATTACTATGATTATTTTATAGACAAAGCCTGTAACTGCAAAGTTTGATTTATAAGGATATCCAATCTTCtcctttaaatgtgaaaatagaaaataaacattccTACACATCTGTAGCGTTGACAGtgataataaacacattataaaagtgataaagaataaagaaatgcTCTTTAAATTGATGTTAAACTTCCTGTGTGAACGCAGGCATTTAAACACTTTGACTTggtgcataaaaaaaacatgccaaTTGTTATTTTCTTAaacaattatttttacattaaaactattttttatattttctttttctttagttTAGGGCTACATGTCCACTGTCAGCCAAGACAATTACGTCATGGAAATGTGAGTCCAGCAGGAGGAGGTTTCAGGGCGAAACAAAAGGAAACGTtacatagagagagaggaaaaaatagTGGGTTTGggataaaaagacaaaatagaCATCTATTCATTTAGTTGTAAATGTTTACTATAAAAGAGTGGAAAAACAAATTAGCTGTCACAAATAAAAGCAGATTCGTCTCTAGTCCCCACCATTATACTGTCAGACATCTGTGACTTTACTCACATGAAATGACACTTAAAAGAATAGAAAATAAGATGCTGTAGCTACAAAACGCactatatattaaaaaaaaacatttgtcattttgaatGAGCAAAACCCTTCTTAAAGAAAACTTCAAGTCCGAGCTATGACAACTAGTCAGACAGAAGCAGACAACCCttaaaaacaacattgtgatGGATTAAGACAACTGTTATTCTATAAATGGCACACATGGATATCTGCCACTGTCCAGACAGTCCAGTCCACCAGAGACCACTTCAACTCTCCTAAACActgacaaacatgcactaactAGTCAACAAAACCACTCCACAATAATCTCCACTTACCCTTTTTCGTTTATTCGCTCGCCTTCTCGACTGTCTTGAACTCGAATGTGGGTATTTTAGTATTGATTGGTGATAGCTCATGTTAACCATTGTTCAGTCTGGACGGCTGAATGTGATTCTGACGGAAACTCCCGGCCGTGTTTATATACAGAGACGCGCCAACCGAACTATGCGAGCTGCATCACAACTTAGCCTAGAGCGCAGTGACAAGCGTTCTCACGGGCCAATCAGGAGCAGCGGAGTTAAGATATTTTCCTTAACGACATCCAATCGGGAGACGCGGAATACAGCAACGAGGGCGGGGcttctgtgtctctctcagcTGCTTCTCTCAGCGCTGTATAGTTTGTACGAGCAAGCAATTGTGATGCAGTCATAAGACGGCCAGGACGAATTTGGGGCGTATGGGAGTCACATGAAAGGAATGATGCAATGCTTGGCAACCAATTTCTAGCTGGGGATAACACCAGCAAGAATCAGaacatgttttattaaacagtgttggctctataactagaaaaaaaaatctaaaaatatacatatatgcatGGATGTAGCTAATGTCGAAGAATTTGTTTGTTTCCGGAACATAATATGAGCTGATTTTTTATGAAGAATTGTTTTATTGtagtaaaaaaaatctatttagcgcttttctttttattatttattgtattgctATTTGCTTGTTTTCACCTGATTTTTGGATTTGTTTTAAGTTTAGTCAGTGACtgacattattaataataataataataagcggTCCATCCACTTGAAACGACACTCTTCTACCGGACCAGTGTCATACTGGAAGACTATGTGTGTCTTTTATCTGTCAGGTGACTGTAATGTGCCGCAGACCAGAGTTTAAGCACACACATGTGGTCTCTATTCTCATTCATTTCATACCGCGCGCTCTGTTGCAGCTCCGCGAGACATCACAACACGTACACGCCCGGTCCGGcgtgagctgagctgagcggTGCAGGTGCTGGTCCCGGTGCTGGTGCTGGGTGTGATCCAAACAGAAACACTGTCTGTCCACTTCATGGTGTCCGCTTATATGTTCAGCTGCTGGTGATGAAATTCACCATCATTCTTCATTATAGTCCGtgattaaaataaagaaatacaacttttaatacatgtttttatcattttttttatttgatcaatGATTACTGATGTATTTGGCTCTAATTTCCTATAAATCACTTTAATACAAGGTTGAATTTTACAAGAATAACATACATCACACCGAAACTATATTTTCATACACATGTTATGATAGCTGATAAAAATGCTTAAAAAACACCATTGAGAAACACAGACAGGCTATGCAATAGTGTGTTTATAactatatagatataatataaaatgtagGTCCCTATTAAAATATTAGTTTTACCATATGTAATTCGCACTTATATATCATGTTTACTCACATTTGCCCATAGAAATAGCCTATGATAGACAATATTGTCAAAATGAGTCCACTATTTATAAGGTTATAGCTTTGTGTCACTATAGATTTACATTTATTGTATACCATTgtgtttatagatatttaaaagaATCATTAATATTGAAATGTTAGTTTTACTATAAAGGAACATTTATAGACTCTTTGTTGTCCTTTAATGTCACATTTACAGACATAAATGAGAGATTATATTGACACCATATCACTGATAAAGTCAAAATCAATTTATATTAAATTGAGTACCATACAATAAAACTCATTTATAAGAATGATAAAAtatgagattaaaaaaacacaaagttcaaCAAGGTCACACCAGAAGAAGCCAGACAGTATACATGCTCTCATTGTTCAGATGATGAACATTAATAAAcaacagtgacatcatcatcatcatcaacaacaacaacaacaacaaagtgacatcaaaataaaaacacgtTTCATCATGTTGCACTCTTGATGCGCTCCTGACACTTTTCCTGCCCTATAATCCCAaactcagcacacacacacacacacacacacacactatgctCTCCACGCACGGCGCAATAACGCGCACGGCTCAACATGCACAGCCCCATAGCAACAGCGCCAAGTAGCGAATAGAAAGCTCAAATACTGTCTCTAGGACCCGGGTTAAAGCGCTGCAGGAAGCACCGTGAACGCGTCACGACTTGAGTGGCTGTTGCTGAGTAGTTCAGCATACTTTCTCTTCTACacacccctccctccatctctccctccatccatccctccctctctctctccgcccgGCCGTCTGTTTATTTTGTCAGTCTGTGTGTTGTATTCATTAGAAAACACTGTTTACAACCAAACATCTAGGTTacctcttcttctgcttctcaaCAGATGACCATCCCTGTTTTATCTGATGATTGTCGCTTCAATTGACAccctttataataaaaaacaataaacatacaatatgttatatagataatatatattattcccttctttataataaaaaataaacatacagcatgttatatagattatatatatatattattctgttatTCTTTGATGACACCGATTccctttataataaaaaataaacatacagtatgttatacataatatataattcTGTTATTCTTTGATGACACTGAGCTGACAGAGTGTAAACAACCACTCCTAATTGTCTGGTCATGTGGCTCAGCTTTTAGATGAGATTGAGACATTACTGAGGGGTGTATGTGGAGATATCAGTTGCTATGGTGTTtctgtaatgttttatttcatataGCCTAATctcatatagatagatagatagattttaTTGATCCCTATTGGGAAATTGAggtgttacagcagcaattTACATagatcacaaaaacacacatatcacTCACACAAACGACACGAGGTAAGTACAAAAAACACCGTATTTACAGATCTCTATATTACATACCAACTACTACTTTAAACTACATAAAAGAAATAGAAACTACAGCAACATAGAATtatgtcttcttctttttttaattatattttcagCAGACATACATAACACAACTGTCATATATGACATATTACATCATATATTtgtaaaaacaagcaaaacaaaataagaaagTCCACTTATGCCCACATAACTTTACCAGACTGTAAAGTATgatatccatatatatatatctattataaacaCAAAAAAGTGAAGCCCAACCCAAATTTAcaatgttgtttgtttgttttttcaaaaaaaaaatggtg
This portion of the Sebastes fasciatus isolate fSebFas1 chromosome 1, fSebFas1.pri, whole genome shotgun sequence genome encodes:
- the ddit3 gene encoding DNA damage-inducible transcript 3 protein, with translation MTAEWLHLPPPYPPGVGPLCGAELEAWYEDLQDILGSDTGGAKLARAPTCTEKEPEFLDVLESCSLTWLTDGGQTWGEGVHRTKEEIHNTQPLHHTSSSSSSSSSSCMSPAVTEERRTEAESGRGGDSSTGGGSDLLPPEFFELLSEGGVGTVDPSGAVISGGYYYHHHHQHHQANIVHPASPSASEEELPCVPDSPSCSSSASESPSQNCSSPSSPVSSPSAYPSSRLGKRKRSTSERSTSALSSFASSTQHTSSSFSSAKKSRREREQENERKVHELTEQNERLKSEIERLGEEVQRTRRALIERLVNTRK